One window of the Anopheles cruzii chromosome 2, idAnoCruzAS_RS32_06, whole genome shotgun sequence genome contains the following:
- the LOC128278351 gene encoding leucine-rich melanocyte differentiation-associated protein-like isoform X1, with translation MQTIGYNEQFFVDNYSTLDDDDDLRLGYDWSSDAMSIRSVGSDSSSSDDMDLNGERLSLAYERLSQIPRKVAEKFSRTTTILDLSYNEIKDLSFLAHFRQLNTLILDKNPRPDERTLPPLPNLELLWLNHCDIGNLQNWIYRIRECCPSLKYLSLMGNPSATSSFNGNSTLEHNDYRLFVISILPQLRYLDDGEVTVAQRTQAKNFKHTYNLTQGQYNIFETAGRRAGVVPPLPPPLTTTTGHKKNRKRLRHSSLGDH, from the exons ATGCAAACCATCGGATATAATGAGCA ATTTTTCGTGGACAACTACTCCACgctggacgacgatgatgacctTCGCCTAGGCTACGACTGGTCATCGGATGCAATGTCCATCCGGAGTGTCGGAAG CGATTCCAGTAGCTCCGATGACATGGACCTCAACGGTGAACGGCTTTCGCTGGCGTACGAACGGCTGTCGCAGATACCGCGCAAGGTAgccgaaaagttttcccgtACCACGACAATACTCGACCTGAGTTACAATGAAATTAA AGACCTATCCTTTTTGGCGCACTTCCGCCAGCTCAACACACTGATCCTGGACAAGAATCCGCGGCCCGATGAGCGGACGTTGCCACCGCTGCCGAACCTCGAGCTCCTGTGGCTGAACCACTGTGATATCGGCAATCTACAGAACTGGATCTACCGCATCCGGGAATGCTGCCCGTCGCTGAAGTACCTATCGCTGATGGGTAACCCGAGCGCCACGTCCTCCTTTAATGGGAATTCCACGCTCGAACACAACGACTACCGGCTGTTCGTGATCAGTATTCTGCCCCAGCTGCGCTACCTGGACGACGGCGAAGTGACCGTGGCACAGCGGACACAAGCCAAAAACTTCAAACACACCTACAACCTTACCCAGGGCCAGTACAACATATTCGAGACGGCCGGGCGACGTGCGGGGGTCGTTCCTCCACTTCCTCCGccactgacgacgacgacgggccacaaaaaaaatcgcaagCGGCTGCGGCACAGCTCCCTTGGGGACCACTAG
- the LOC128278351 gene encoding leucine-rich melanocyte differentiation-associated protein-like isoform X2, with the protein MIFFVDNYSTLDDDDDLRLGYDWSSDAMSIRSVGSDSSSSDDMDLNGERLSLAYERLSQIPRKVAEKFSRTTTILDLSYNEIKDLSFLAHFRQLNTLILDKNPRPDERTLPPLPNLELLWLNHCDIGNLQNWIYRIRECCPSLKYLSLMGNPSATSSFNGNSTLEHNDYRLFVISILPQLRYLDDGEVTVAQRTQAKNFKHTYNLTQGQYNIFETAGRRAGVVPPLPPPLTTTTGHKKNRKRLRHSSLGDH; encoded by the exons ATGAT ATTTTTCGTGGACAACTACTCCACgctggacgacgatgatgacctTCGCCTAGGCTACGACTGGTCATCGGATGCAATGTCCATCCGGAGTGTCGGAAG CGATTCCAGTAGCTCCGATGACATGGACCTCAACGGTGAACGGCTTTCGCTGGCGTACGAACGGCTGTCGCAGATACCGCGCAAGGTAgccgaaaagttttcccgtACCACGACAATACTCGACCTGAGTTACAATGAAATTAA AGACCTATCCTTTTTGGCGCACTTCCGCCAGCTCAACACACTGATCCTGGACAAGAATCCGCGGCCCGATGAGCGGACGTTGCCACCGCTGCCGAACCTCGAGCTCCTGTGGCTGAACCACTGTGATATCGGCAATCTACAGAACTGGATCTACCGCATCCGGGAATGCTGCCCGTCGCTGAAGTACCTATCGCTGATGGGTAACCCGAGCGCCACGTCCTCCTTTAATGGGAATTCCACGCTCGAACACAACGACTACCGGCTGTTCGTGATCAGTATTCTGCCCCAGCTGCGCTACCTGGACGACGGCGAAGTGACCGTGGCACAGCGGACACAAGCCAAAAACTTCAAACACACCTACAACCTTACCCAGGGCCAGTACAACATATTCGAGACGGCCGGGCGACGTGCGGGGGTCGTTCCTCCACTTCCTCCGccactgacgacgacgacgggccacaaaaaaaatcgcaagCGGCTGCGGCACAGCTCCCTTGGGGACCACTAG
- the LOC128268417 gene encoding SAC3 domain-containing protein 1, whose amino-acid sequence MDQFTKGICSDMCPRAEIDLRIRERMVHFFETDPDAGRPGVPDRYRMVKEFTRSAAGVRQPKPSDIRTPRTLLETVHYLLTFVLPDSRRPYYERYEFIFDRMRAVRQEMVIQNLPPSEVLPILEPIVRFLCYSAYRLCEAPIREFDPKICGQHLQECLKKVLRCYEEVDTALLADNNRYEMERLYLSFNIGSPEATQWAIDRYRTVHPALNLHVAVQLDCLRGNYYAAMQRAAQFAPLEAAIASLQLPAFRRKLLQQFSVAYQSRVQTVPLEWLETVLQYDGRECFLLADDCRHYNLQVVSVPAMQGASDDNGEPVNRRQGWAVKFEKSQFDAQRSVIPSRKVLSVDRALDS is encoded by the exons ATGGACCAATTTACGAAAGGAATATGCTCCGATATGTGTCCTCGAGCAGAGATAGACTT ACGCATTCGTGAACGAATGGTGCACTTCTTCGAGACCGACCCCGATGCGGGTCGACCCGGCGTTCCGGACCGGTACCGAATGGTGAAAGAGTTTACACGATCTGCGGCCGGCGTGCGACAGCCAAAACCCTCGGACATCCGTACACCAAGAACCCTGCTGGAAACCGTGCACTATCTGCTCACTTT TGTGCTTCCGGACAGCCGTCGTCCGTACTACGAGCGGTATGAGTTCATTTTCGATCGAATGCGAGCCGTACGGCAGGAAATGGTCATACAGAACTTGCCACCCAGCGAAGTACTGCCTATCCTGGAACCGATCGTACGTTTCCTGTGCTACAGTGCCTACCGCCTATGTGAAGCGCCAATCCGGGAGTTCGACCCGAAAATATGTGGCCAGCATTTGCAGGAATGTCTGAAAAAGGTACTCCGTTGCTACGAGGAAGTAGATACCGCACTGTTGGCAGACAACAATCGGTACGAAATGGAGCGACTTTATCTGTCGTTCAACATCGGTAGCCCCGAGGCCACTCAGTGGGCCATCGATCGCTACCGTACGGTGCATCCCGCCCTGAACCTTCACGTAGCCGTCCAGTTGGACTGTCTGCGTGGGAACTACTACGCCGCGATGCAACGGGCGGCACAGTTTGCACCCCTCGAAGCTGCCATCGCATCCCTGCAGCTTCCGGCGTTCCGTCGCAAGCTGCTACAACAATTTTCCGTCGCGTACCAGAGCCGCGTTCAGACGGTGCCACTTGAATGGCTCGAAACGGTGCTGCAGTACGACGGCCGAGAGTGCTTCCTGCTGGCCGATGACTGCCGCCACTACAACCTTCAGGTAGTGTCGGTTCCGGCCATGCAGGGAGCCTCCGATGACAACGGCGAACCAGTCAACCGACGCCAAGGCTGGGCAGTGAAATTCGAGAAGTCTCAGTTTGATGCTCAACGATCCGTG ATTCCATCCCGAAAAGTGCTCTCGGTAGACCGCGCGTTGGACAG